From one Amycolatopsis sp. FDAARGOS 1241 genomic stretch:
- a CDS encoding tetratricopeptide repeat protein — translation MRAVLREIYGRTDAELGFPPGDGAFGEELAERLVIAGRVDPETVAMFRGEVDGVRHADRRFGSAARLERLRSHITEVEERLQYTLLRRDRAPLASVLVEASTLAGWNSLDIGSLRQAWSHYERAKTAALEAGSDALLAHATAEQAFVLIDAGNLEDALMLFAEARAVGEKAPSLLRAWLAAAEGEGHAIAGHRDAALRAFDQADALLPSEVVHPELPFLFLGGTHLARWRGNALVHLGAPEAIEHLEGLVSGMQSSFVRASAAVYVDLALAHGAGGDRDAARAYAQQARRIISQVGSVRLRRRLERLVLPGDSRSA, via the coding sequence ATGCGCGCGGTTCTCCGCGAGATCTACGGCCGCACGGACGCCGAGCTGGGGTTCCCGCCCGGCGACGGCGCGTTCGGCGAGGAGCTGGCGGAGCGGCTGGTCATCGCGGGCCGCGTCGATCCGGAGACGGTCGCGATGTTTCGGGGCGAGGTCGACGGCGTCCGCCACGCCGACCGCCGGTTCGGGTCGGCGGCCCGCCTGGAACGCCTTCGCTCTCACATCACCGAGGTCGAAGAGCGGCTTCAATACACGTTGCTGCGCCGCGATCGCGCCCCACTCGCGTCCGTGCTGGTCGAGGCGTCCACGCTGGCCGGCTGGAACTCACTGGACATTGGTTCGCTTCGACAGGCCTGGTCCCACTACGAACGCGCCAAGACAGCCGCTCTGGAAGCTGGATCGGACGCGTTGCTGGCACACGCCACCGCCGAACAAGCCTTCGTGCTGATCGACGCAGGCAACTTGGAGGACGCGTTGATGCTGTTCGCTGAGGCGCGCGCCGTCGGCGAGAAAGCCCCGTCTTTGCTGCGCGCATGGCTGGCGGCCGCCGAGGGAGAGGGGCACGCCATCGCCGGGCACCGGGATGCCGCACTCCGGGCGTTTGATCAGGCAGACGCGCTGCTCCCCTCGGAGGTGGTCCACCCGGAGCTGCCGTTCTTGTTCCTCGGTGGCACTCACCTCGCCCGCTGGCGCGGCAACGCCCTCGTTCACCTCGGCGCCCCCGAAGCGATCGAGCACCTGGAAGGCCTGGTCAGCGGGATGCAATCATCCTTCGTCCGTGCGAGCGCGGCCGTGTACGTCGACTTGGCCCTTGCCCACGGCGCGGGCGGTGACCGGGACGCCGCACGGGCCTATGCGCAGCAGGCCCGGCGGATCATCTCCCAGGTCGGCTCCGTGCGGCTCCGTCGCCGCCTGGAACGCCTCGTGCTGCCGGGTGACTCACGCTCGGCGTGA
- a CDS encoding helix-turn-helix domain-containing protein, with product MSEDWAAVAKTINERVQALGWKQRELAERSQVSQAIVREIQNHTVERKRSDRTLEALALALGLHPQHLLAVLHGRIPPAPGQPREDMDDPVSARLAVIEQRLTEITDHLAELNDHLADLKRRDRNTGA from the coding sequence GTGTCGGAAGACTGGGCGGCGGTCGCGAAGACCATCAACGAGCGCGTTCAAGCGCTCGGGTGGAAACAGCGCGAACTGGCCGAACGCTCGCAGGTCTCCCAGGCGATCGTCCGCGAGATCCAGAACCACACCGTCGAGCGCAAGCGCAGCGATCGCACCTTGGAGGCGCTGGCCCTGGCGCTCGGGCTGCACCCGCAACATCTGTTGGCCGTGCTGCACGGCCGCATCCCGCCGGCCCCCGGCCAGCCTCGCGAGGACATGGACGACCCGGTGTCCGCCCGGCTGGCCGTGATCGAGCAGCGGCTGACGGAGATCACCGACCACCTCGCCGAACTCAACGACCACCTCGCCGACCTGAAGCGTCGTGACAGAAACACCGGCGCCTGA
- a CDS encoding helix-turn-helix domain-containing protein codes for MTKKMPNAGGPAFYTLADAAWILGVEHDQLHHAIRVGVLPVVRRRSRLVIPADALRRVLEGGAR; via the coding sequence ATGACGAAGAAAATGCCCAACGCCGGTGGCCCGGCGTTCTACACCCTCGCCGACGCCGCGTGGATTCTCGGCGTCGAGCACGACCAGCTCCACCACGCCATCCGGGTGGGCGTCTTGCCGGTTGTCCGGCGTCGCTCCCGCCTGGTGATCCCCGCCGACGCGCTTCGCCGCGTGCTCGAAGGCGGTGCCCGATGA
- a CDS encoding WhiB family transcriptional regulator: MTEHDYEKTAARLDRYAEAPTTTLADLVTREGLCFWAFTRDDIPELTGDSPPDRELAARLCAGCPVVDQCLELDLRTYGPGTLGVWGALPDTDRRALHPVWRRRRAGEAR, translated from the coding sequence ATGACCGAGCACGACTACGAAAAGACGGCTGCCCGCCTCGACCGATACGCCGAGGCACCCACAACCACACTCGCGGACCTCGTGACCAGGGAAGGACTTTGCTTCTGGGCGTTCACCCGCGACGACATACCCGAGCTGACCGGCGACAGCCCACCCGACCGGGAGCTTGCCGCGCGGCTCTGTGCGGGATGCCCGGTGGTCGATCAGTGCCTTGAACTCGATCTCCGCACTTATGGGCCGGGAACGCTCGGAGTGTGGGGCGCGTTGCCAGACACAGACCGGCGAGCCCTCCACCCCGTGTGGCGACGACGCCGGGCAGGTGAGGCGCGATGA
- a CDS encoding transposase gives MTKLADVIDAVVGADTHRDTHTLEITTATGVTLSTLTVANTDAGAAQALAWINQNAPGPRIAAAVEGSRSYGVGLARALNAAGVLVLEIEQPRGHERRRGKSDAIDAHLAAIHALRLDTDKLPTPRADGDREALRILLTARQELGDTRRRSINQLRALLITGDDTDRALNRPKQFAGKHLDAIINRAPAPGETREQTVRRSEAARLATRIRDTTADLAANTRELTTIVTEMAPALVAKLGVGPVSAAQAIVSWSHRGRCRNEAAFAALAGASPLEASSGRTARHRLNRGGDRALNCALHAIVLTRWRACTRTHDYIARRRAQGNSDREIRRMLKRYVARELFRTLNTTPTLA, from the coding sequence ATGACGAAGCTGGCCGATGTGATCGACGCAGTGGTGGGCGCGGACACCCACCGCGATACCCACACGCTGGAGATCACCACGGCGACTGGGGTGACTCTTTCGACGCTGACCGTGGCCAACACCGATGCCGGCGCTGCCCAGGCCCTGGCCTGGATCAACCAGAACGCGCCCGGTCCCCGGATCGCCGCCGCGGTCGAGGGCAGCCGCAGCTACGGTGTCGGCCTTGCCCGCGCCCTGAACGCCGCCGGTGTCCTGGTGCTGGAGATCGAGCAGCCACGCGGCCACGAGCGGCGCCGGGGCAAGTCCGACGCGATCGACGCTCACCTGGCCGCGATCCACGCTCTGCGCCTGGACACTGACAAGCTGCCCACCCCGCGCGCCGACGGGGACCGCGAAGCGCTGCGCATCCTGCTCACCGCCCGCCAGGAGCTGGGCGACACCCGCCGACGGAGCATCAATCAACTCCGCGCGCTGCTGATCACCGGCGACGACACCGACCGCGCCCTCAACCGGCCCAAACAATTCGCCGGCAAGCACCTCGACGCGATCATCAACCGTGCCCCTGCTCCCGGCGAGACCCGTGAGCAGACCGTCCGCCGGAGCGAGGCTGCACGCCTGGCCACCCGCATCCGCGACACCACCGCCGACCTGGCCGCGAACACCAGGGAGCTGACCACGATCGTCACCGAGATGGCCCCCGCGCTGGTCGCCAAGCTCGGCGTCGGCCCCGTCTCCGCAGCCCAGGCCATCGTGTCCTGGTCGCATCGAGGACGCTGCCGCAACGAGGCCGCGTTCGCCGCCTTGGCCGGAGCCAGCCCACTGGAGGCCAGCAGCGGACGCACCGCCCGGCATCGGCTCAACCGCGGCGGCGATCGAGCACTCAACTGCGCCCTGCACGCGATCGTTCTCACTCGCTGGCGCGCCTGCACCCGAACCCACGACTACATCGCTCGACGCCGCGCCCAGGGCAACAGCGACCGCGAAATCCGGCGCATGCTCAAGCGCTACGTCGCCCGCGAACTCTTCCGCACTCTCAACACCACGCCCACACTCGCCTGA